The following proteins are encoded in a genomic region of Arcobacter lacus:
- the glyQ gene encoding glycine--tRNA ligase subunit alpha, whose product MITFSQMLLKLQEFWAKQGCNIVQPYDIPAGAGTFHPATLLRSLDSTPWSTAYVAPSRRPTDGRYGENPNRLGAYYQFQVLIKPSPDNIQDLYLQSLEFLGLDVSKHDIRFVEDNWESPTLGAWGLGWEVWLDGMEVTQFTYFQQVGGLPCSPVAVEITYGTERLAMYLQGVDSVFDIVWNENEFGKTTYADVHKEGEYEFSKYNFEVANTEMLFRHFDDAFNECKVCLDAGLPLPAYDQCMIASHAFNTLDARKAISVTERQNYILKVRELAQGCAVLYKEQESDRLKRVGR is encoded by the coding sequence ATGATTACATTCTCACAAATGTTATTAAAATTACAAGAATTTTGGGCAAAGCAAGGTTGTAATATTGTTCAACCTTATGATATTCCTGCTGGGGCTGGAACATTTCATCCCGCAACATTACTTAGAAGTTTAGATTCAACACCTTGGAGTACAGCTTACGTTGCACCTAGTCGAAGACCAACTGATGGAAGATATGGAGAAAATCCAAATAGATTAGGTGCTTATTATCAATTTCAAGTTTTAATAAAACCAAGCCCTGATAATATTCAAGATTTATATTTACAATCTTTAGAATTTTTAGGTTTAGATGTATCTAAACATGATATTAGATTTGTAGAAGATAATTGGGAATCACCAACATTAGGAGCTTGGGGACTTGGTTGGGAAGTTTGGCTTGATGGTATGGAAGTTACTCAGTTTACATATTTTCAACAAGTAGGAGGACTTCCTTGCTCTCCTGTTGCTGTTGAAATAACTTATGGAACAGAAAGACTTGCTATGTATTTACAAGGTGTTGATTCTGTATTTGATATTGTATGGAATGAAAATGAATTTGGAAAAACAACATATGCTGATGTTCATAAAGAAGGTGAGTACGAATTTTCTAAATATAATTTTGAAGTAGCAAATACTGAAATGTTATTTAGACATTTTGATGATGCTTTTAATGAATGTAAAGTTTGTTTAGATGCTGGACTTCCTCTTCCTGCATATGATCAATGTATGATTGCAAGTCATGCTTTTAATACTTTAGATGCAAGAAAAGCAATTTCAGTAACTGAAAGACAAAATTATATTCTAAAAGTGCGAGAATTAGCGCAAGGTTGTGCCGTTTTATATAAAGAACAAGAAAGTGATAGATTAAAACGAGTAGGAAGATAA
- a CDS encoding Nif3-like dinuclear metal center hexameric protein, whose protein sequence is MKLQEIYDVLNEISPFELQEKWDNSGILVGSFEDEIENVYISMDLDLELARDLKPNSLIITHHPLIFSGIKRVNFDTYSTKILKELIKKDISLISMHTNIDKTHLNKYVIEKILGFKIENSSEFISYCNVNMNFDELVKYVSKKLNLKTTKVVRSKEFIKDIAVVTGSAMSLLDQIKADCFLTGDIKYHDAMEAKARNISLIDIRHYESECYFNSLVETLLEEYLKKNKLKAIITASKNPFEFFIEGETVE, encoded by the coding sequence TTGAAACTTCAAGAAATTTATGATGTTTTAAATGAAATTTCTCCTTTTGAATTACAAGAAAAATGGGATAATTCAGGAATTCTTGTAGGTTCTTTTGAAGATGAAATAGAAAACGTTTATATTAGTATGGATTTGGATTTAGAACTTGCAAGAGATTTAAAGCCAAATTCACTTATTATTACTCATCATCCTTTGATTTTTTCTGGAATAAAAAGAGTAAATTTTGATACTTATAGTACAAAGATTTTGAAAGAATTAATAAAAAAAGATATTTCTCTTATTTCAATGCATACAAATATTGATAAAACACATTTAAATAAATATGTAATAGAAAAAATTTTAGGATTTAAAATAGAAAATTCATCAGAATTTATATCTTATTGTAATGTAAATATGAATTTTGATGAATTGGTAAAATATGTATCTAAAAAATTAAATTTAAAAACTACTAAAGTAGTTAGAAGTAAAGAGTTTATAAAAGATATTGCCGTTGTAACAGGTTCTGCAATGTCTTTGCTTGACCAAATAAAAGCTGATTGTTTCCTAACAGGTGATATAAAATATCATGATGCAATGGAAGCAAAAGCAAGAAATATATCTTTGATTGATATAAGACATTATGAAAGTGAGTGCTATTTTAATAGCTTAGTTGAAACTCTTTTAGAAGAGTATTTGAAAAAAAATAAATTAAAAGCTATAATTACAGCTTCAAAAAATCCATTTGAGTTTTTTATAGAAGGAGAAACGGTTGAATAA
- a CDS encoding zinc ribbon domain-containing protein produces the protein MNKYLEDLIKLSKYDTAISSFEPKIESQKAKLATFVETAEVIKASINSIYLEIDDVKSKRTKNNIHLAELKSKLDGIAKKNKDVHNEKELKALQLEEEIAKEQISFANEEIDRLDNLAKAKEETLKELQEKLAAEEADIKEIKVAVDSTIEEISKERNVVYQQRSELLEQFDNKILTFYEKIKRWAKDTAVVPVKKQACYGCFMKINDKTYAEVLRGEEIVNCLHCGRILYKEDEEDEQKA, from the coding sequence TTGAATAAGTATTTAGAAGATTTGATAAAGTTATCAAAATATGATACGGCAATAAGTTCATTTGAACCAAAAATTGAGAGCCAAAAAGCAAAACTAGCAACTTTTGTTGAAACTGCAGAAGTTATAAAAGCTTCAATAAATTCAATTTATTTAGAAATTGATGATGTAAAATCAAAAAGAACAAAAAATAATATTCATTTAGCAGAATTAAAATCAAAATTAGACGGAATTGCTAAAAAAAATAAAGATGTTCATAATGAAAAAGAGTTAAAAGCTTTACAATTAGAAGAAGAGATTGCAAAAGAACAAATTTCATTTGCAAATGAAGAAATAGATAGACTTGATAATCTTGCAAAAGCTAAAGAAGAGACTTTAAAAGAGTTACAAGAAAAACTTGCAGCTGAAGAAGCTGATATAAAAGAGATTAAAGTTGCAGTTGATAGTACAATTGAAGAGATTAGCAAAGAAAGAAATGTAGTTTATCAACAAAGAAGTGAACTTCTAGAGCAATTTGATAATAAAATTTTAACATTCTATGAAAAAATCAAAAGATGGGCAAAAGATACAGCTGTTGTTCCTGTAAAAAAACAAGCTTGTTATGGATGTTTTATGAAAATAAATGACAAAACTTATGCTGAAGTTTTAAGAGGCGAAGAGATTGTTAATTGTTTACATTGTGGAAGAATTCTTTATAAAGAAGATGAAGAAGACGAACAAAAGGCTTAA
- the waaA gene encoding lipid IV(A) 3-deoxy-D-manno-octulosonic acid transferase, protein MSFLFSIFYTLILTIVYILAIPYLILKSRNPKYKKAIPSKFFLIDNKKFEENKIWFHSCSMGETRAIKPLIENYKNNVNLSVITNTGFDEAKTITQNVRFLPFEIFLPFWITKQKVLVVMEAELWYMLFLVAKRKGAKTFLINARISDKSYNSYKKFAFFYKMIFKNIDKVFAQSEVDKTRLEELGATNIEVIGNIKLAQLPSKKLDLSKPKGILITAGSTHENEEELVLKSYKKEFGKLVIVPRHPERFIKVDNLIKEYIKGKNLTYHKYSENENFNSDIILVDKMGILNDIYAISDVVILGGAFGKIGGHNPIEPAYFGCKLISGKNIFNQKSLFECINNYYLVEENELGNYLEKLEELEKPSLTKAGSFEPIIKEINKWL, encoded by the coding sequence TTGAGCTTTTTGTTTAGTATATTTTATACTCTTATATTAACTATTGTATATATACTTGCAATTCCTTATTTAATATTAAAATCAAGAAATCCAAAATATAAAAAAGCAATTCCATCAAAATTTTTTTTAATAGATAATAAAAAGTTTGAAGAAAATAAAATTTGGTTTCACAGTTGTTCTATGGGCGAAACAAGAGCTATAAAACCATTAATTGAAAATTACAAAAATAATGTAAATCTTTCTGTTATCACAAATACAGGTTTTGATGAAGCAAAAACAATAACTCAAAATGTAAGATTTTTACCTTTTGAAATTTTTTTACCTTTTTGGATAACTAAACAAAAAGTTTTAGTTGTTATGGAAGCAGAACTTTGGTATATGCTTTTTTTAGTTGCGAAAAGAAAAGGTGCAAAAACTTTTTTAATAAATGCTAGAATTTCAGATAAATCATATAATTCTTATAAAAAATTTGCATTTTTTTATAAGATGATTTTTAAAAATATTGATAAAGTTTTTGCACAAAGTGAAGTTGATAAAACTAGACTTGAAGAATTAGGTGCAACAAATATTGAAGTTATTGGAAATATAAAATTAGCGCAACTTCCTTCTAAAAAACTTGATTTATCAAAACCTAAAGGTATTTTAATAACAGCAGGAAGTACACATGAAAATGAGGAAGAATTAGTTTTAAAATCTTACAAAAAAGAGTTTGGAAAGTTGGTTATTGTTCCAAGGCATCCTGAAAGATTTATTAAAGTTGATAATTTAATTAAAGAGTATATAAAAGGTAAAAATTTAACATATCATAAATATAGTGAGAATGAAAATTTTAATTCAGATATAATTTTAGTTGATAAAATGGGAATATTAAATGATATTTATGCAATTTCAGATGTTGTGATTCTTGGTGGAGCATTTGGAAAAATTGGAGGACACAATCCAATAGAACCTGCATATTTTGGTTGTAAATTAATAAGTGGAAAAAATATTTTTAATCAAAAATCACTTTTTGAATGTATAAATAATTATTACTTAGTAGAAGAAAATGAGTTAGGTAATTATTTAGAAAAGCTAGAAGAGTTAGAAAAACCAAGTTTAACAAAAGCGGGTTCATTTGAGCCTATTATTAAGGAGATAAATAAATGGCTGTAA
- a CDS encoding pseudouridine synthase family protein, with protein sequence MAVTYDKAYKLLALQEKISNSKAKELIDKGVVKVGDKKVLIARGEIRTDTKFTIKEINKVKVIFEDKDILVVDKPAFLTADEVCKKFENAILLNRLDKETSGVMMFAKNEEFQKKAIKEFQANRVYKEYVAIVEGKVVDEIEIDKPILTTKDRGMAKSKIDVKRGKPAKSTVYPLLVEGNKSKIKVVIESGRTHQIRVHLNSVGLPIIGDAIYGRVSSNVNRVLLHSKITKIFDYTFEAHEPKEFKVYDFN encoded by the coding sequence ATGGCTGTAACATATGATAAAGCATATAAATTACTTGCACTTCAAGAAAAAATATCAAATTCGAAAGCAAAAGAATTAATAGACAAAGGCGTTGTAAAAGTAGGAGATAAAAAAGTTTTAATAGCACGAGGTGAAATTAGAACTGATACAAAATTTACAATTAAAGAGATAAATAAAGTAAAAGTTATATTTGAAGATAAAGATATTTTAGTTGTAGATAAACCAGCTTTTCTAACTGCTGATGAAGTTTGTAAAAAATTTGAAAATGCAATTTTACTTAATAGACTTGATAAAGAAACAAGTGGTGTTATGATGTTTGCAAAAAATGAAGAGTTTCAAAAAAAAGCAATTAAAGAGTTTCAAGCGAACAGAGTTTATAAAGAGTATGTTGCTATTGTTGAAGGAAAAGTTGTTGATGAAATAGAAATTGATAAACCAATTTTAACAACAAAAGATAGAGGAATGGCAAAATCAAAAATCGATGTAAAAAGAGGAAAACCTGCAAAAAGTACGGTTTATCCTTTGTTAGTTGAAGGAAATAAATCAAAAATAAAAGTTGTAATAGAAAGTGGAAGAACTCATCAAATTAGAGTTCATTTAAATTCTGTTGGGCTACCTATTATTGGTGATGCTATTTATGGAAGAGTTAGTTCAAATGTAAATAGAGTTTTACTTCACTCAAAAATCACAAAAATATTTGATTATACATTTGAAGCACATGAACCAAAAGAATTCAAAGTGTATGATTTTAATTAA
- the ffh gene encoding signal recognition particle protein, with product MFDSITGSIRNAVNKIRYQDDITALNKATAELKKALLKADVHHKTTKELITAVELQTKTAGIGQDSFLKALKDELTKLLTANGNQGFVFASTPPTTILMTGLQGSGKTTTTGKLANYLKIRKKKVLVAACDLQRLAAVEQLKQIAAQIEVDIYFDDNEKNPVKIALAAKQKAIKEHYDVLLIDTAGRLAIDEELMLQLKEVKDAINPNEIFYVADSLTGHDATKTAITFKEKIGIDGVILSKYDGDTKGGVALSIANQVEVPLRFIGIGEKMPDLEVFIPDRIVSRLLGLGDIEGLAEKTSAIMDAKKAKDVSRKIKKGTFNFNDFLEQLSMMSKLGSMKSIIGMIPGLSSMAPALKDMDFENSVELKRIKALISSMTPKEREDPELMNASRKRRISLGSGLSEVQVNKILKQFKNASKMAKQLSSKGGMKGLQNMLSQMGPGGMPKIPR from the coding sequence TTGTTTGATTCAATAACAGGTTCGATACGAAATGCAGTAAATAAAATTAGATATCAAGATGATATAACAGCCTTAAATAAAGCAACAGCTGAATTAAAAAAAGCTTTGTTAAAAGCAGATGTTCATCATAAAACAACAAAAGAGCTAATAACTGCTGTTGAATTACAAACAAAAACTGCTGGTATTGGACAAGACTCATTTTTAAAAGCTTTAAAAGATGAATTAACGAAACTTTTAACAGCTAATGGAAATCAAGGTTTTGTTTTTGCTTCAACTCCTCCAACTACTATTTTAATGACTGGATTACAAGGTAGTGGAAAAACTACTACTACTGGAAAATTAGCAAATTATTTAAAAATTAGAAAGAAAAAAGTTTTAGTTGCAGCTTGTGATTTACAAAGATTAGCAGCAGTTGAGCAATTAAAACAAATAGCAGCTCAAATTGAAGTTGATATTTATTTTGATGATAATGAAAAAAATCCAGTAAAAATTGCACTTGCTGCAAAGCAAAAAGCTATAAAAGAGCATTATGATGTTCTTTTAATTGATACTGCTGGAAGGCTTGCTATTGATGAAGAGTTAATGCTTCAATTAAAAGAGGTAAAAGATGCTATAAATCCAAATGAGATTTTTTATGTAGCAGATTCTTTAACAGGACACGATGCAACTAAAACAGCAATTACTTTTAAAGAAAAAATTGGAATTGATGGAGTTATTTTATCAAAATATGATGGTGATACAAAAGGTGGGGTAGCACTTAGTATTGCAAATCAAGTTGAAGTTCCTTTAAGATTTATTGGTATTGGTGAAAAAATGCCAGATTTAGAAGTATTTATTCCTGATAGAATAGTTTCAAGACTTTTAGGACTTGGAGATATTGAAGGGCTTGCTGAAAAAACTTCTGCAATAATGGATGCAAAAAAAGCAAAAGATGTTAGTAGAAAAATCAAAAAAGGTACATTTAACTTTAATGACTTCTTGGAACAACTTTCTATGATGAGCAAACTAGGAAGTATGAAATCTATTATTGGAATGATTCCTGGACTTTCTTCTATGGCTCCAGCTTTAAAAGATATGGATTTTGAAAATTCAGTTGAATTAAAAAGAATCAAAGCACTTATTAGTTCAATGACTCCAAAAGAGAGAGAAGACCCAGAACTTATGAATGCAAGTAGAAAAAGAAGAATTTCTTTAGGTTCTGGATTATCTGAAGTTCAAGTAAACAAGATATTAAAACAGTTTAAAAATGCTTCAAAAATGGCGAAACAACTTTCATCTAAAGGCGGAATGAAAGGTTTACAAAATATGTTGTCTCAAATGGGACCAGGTGGAATGCCAAAAATTCCAAGATAA
- the rpsP gene encoding 30S ribosomal protein S16 codes for MTVIRLTRMGRNKKPFYRIVVTDSRKRRDSGWIESIGYFNPVVEPKVLKIDEERYNYWLSVGAKPSEKVKKLASK; via the coding sequence ATGACAGTAATTAGATTAACAAGAATGGGAAGAAATAAAAAACCATTTTATAGAATCGTTGTAACAGATTCAAGAAAAAGAAGAGATTCAGGATGGATTGAATCAATTGGTTATTTTAACCCAGTTGTTGAACCAAAAGTTTTAAAAATTGATGAAGAGAGATATAACTATTGGTTAAGTGTTGGTGCAAAACCATCTGAAAAAGTTAAAAAATTAGCTTCAAAATAA
- a CDS encoding KH domain-containing protein: MITQFIENYAKLIVGVPEDVTVKKEIIDDNFAEITIVVNSIDIGKLIGKNGNMINALKTMANGCKAKDGISYKIQVVVK, from the coding sequence ATGATAACTCAATTTATAGAAAATTATGCGAAACTTATTGTTGGCGTACCAGAAGATGTTACAGTTAAAAAAGAGATAATTGATGATAATTTTGCTGAGATAACGATTGTTGTAAATAGCATTGATATTGGCAAGCTTATCGGTAAAAATGGTAATATGATAAATGCTTTAAAAACTATGGCTAATGGTTGTAAAGCAAAAGATGGTATTTCTTATAAAATACAAGTAGTAGTAAAATAA
- the rimM gene encoding ribosome maturation factor RimM (Essential for efficient processing of 16S rRNA) yields MSMNSNIYVAKLGKTVGLQGHLRLFIDSDFPEQFKKGVTFSTNRNLQLKVLEYNSSRELVKFENYEDVELAKKLTNQELYATIEQTKENCKLAKNEFFWFDLISCEVFENNLKLGTVKEIHRYPLNDYLEIITDSELVKKALPKNFLIPHIFDKFILNIDIENKRIDVINSFDILENS; encoded by the coding sequence TTGTCTATGAATAGTAATATCTATGTTGCAAAACTTGGAAAAACAGTTGGTCTACAAGGTCATTTAAGACTTTTTATTGACTCTGATTTTCCTGAGCAATTTAAAAAAGGTGTTACTTTTAGCACAAACAGAAATCTTCAACTAAAAGTTTTAGAATATAACTCTTCAAGAGAACTTGTAAAATTTGAAAACTATGAAGATGTAGAACTAGCAAAAAAACTTACAAATCAAGAACTTTATGCAACTATAGAACAAACAAAAGAAAATTGTAAATTGGCTAAAAATGAATTTTTTTGGTTTGATTTAATTTCATGTGAAGTTTTTGAAAATAATTTAAAATTGGGTACTGTAAAAGAGATACATAGATATCCATTAAATGATTATTTAGAGATAATAACAGATAGTGAACTTGTAAAAAAAGCTTTGCCTAAAAACTTTTTAATACCACACATCTTTGATAAATTTATTTTAAATATTGATATTGAAAATAAAAGAATTGATGTAATTAATTCTTTTGATATTTTAGAAAACTCTTAA
- the flgG gene encoding flagellar basal-body rod protein FlgG has product MIRGLYTAATGMNAMQHQIDVTSNNIANVNTTGFKKDRAEFQDLIYETLNYTAGQTTQTTLNPTGIDVGLGVRISNIQKDFTEGDLKTTGNPLDIAIAGEGFFQITLPSGEIAYSRNGNFKLNDEGTIVNGNGYPLEPEIVVPDNVKDITVGTDGLVTAKDPQTGDTIELGQIVLADFINPAGLTPLGDSLFMQSEASGDVIQGDPTTEQFGSLKQGMLESSNVKLVNEMVDLITAQRAYEANSKAITTADNMLDIVNRLKS; this is encoded by the coding sequence ATGATTAGAGGACTTTATACAGCAGCAACAGGGATGAATGCAATGCAACATCAAATTGATGTTACATCAAATAATATTGCAAACGTAAATACAACAGGTTTTAAAAAAGATAGAGCAGAGTTTCAAGATTTAATATATGAAACGTTAAATTATACAGCCGGACAAACAACTCAAACGACTTTAAATCCCACAGGAATTGATGTTGGACTAGGAGTTAGAATATCAAATATACAAAAAGATTTTACAGAAGGTGATTTAAAAACAACCGGAAATCCACTTGACATAGCAATTGCTGGTGAAGGTTTTTTTCAAATTACACTTCCAAGTGGAGAAATAGCATATTCAAGAAATGGTAATTTTAAATTGAATGATGAAGGAACAATAGTGAATGGGAATGGATATCCTCTTGAACCAGAAATAGTTGTTCCAGATAATGTTAAAGATATTACAGTTGGAACGGATGGTTTAGTAACAGCAAAAGATCCTCAAACAGGTGATACAATAGAATTAGGACAAATAGTTCTTGCTGATTTTATAAATCCTGCTGGATTAACTCCATTAGGAGATTCATTATTTATGCAAAGTGAAGCTTCTGGAGATGTAATACAAGGAGATCCAACAACAGAACAATTTGGAAGTTTAAAACAAGGAATGCTTGAAAGTTCTAATGTGAAATTGGTTAATGAAATGGTTGATTTAATAACAGCACAAAGAGCATATGAAGCAAATTCAAAAGCAATTACAACAGCTGATAATATGTTGGATATAGTTAATAGATTAAAAAGTTAA
- a CDS encoding response regulator — MRILIVDDSSTMRRIIANVVMQLGFAKENFDEAEDGLKAWKLLSEGHYDVILTDWNMPNMNGLELVKRVRAEGTHQKTPIIMITTEGGKGEVITALKAGVNNYIVKPFNAEVLKEKLDGVLKK; from the coding sequence ATGAGAATTCTAATAGTTGATGATAGCTCTACGATGAGAAGAATCATTGCCAATGTAGTTATGCAATTAGGATTTGCTAAGGAAAACTTTGATGAAGCAGAAGATGGATTAAAGGCTTGGAAGCTTCTTAGTGAAGGGCATTATGATGTAATTTTAACAGATTGGAATATGCCAAATATGAATGGGTTAGAACTTGTAAAAAGAGTTAGAGCAGAGGGAACTCACCAAAAAACTCCAATTATTATGATTACAACTGAAGGTGGAAAAGGTGAAGTTATTACTGCTTTAAAAGCAGGTGTAAATAACTATATTGTTAAACCTTTTAATGCAGAAGTTTTAAAAGAAAAATTAGATGGTGTATTAAAAAAATAA
- a CDS encoding flagellar hook-basal body protein gives MNQGVYPLAASMINQINRLDQISNNLANVNTLGFKQEGTTETTFNYYLQKMENEQKVMLKESVVTNNIPKIDSRYTNAEMGPIVMTGNKLDFALNEPDTFFKIQNDNGDIVYTRDGAFKNLDGFLVDSNGNNVLNADNEAIVVEDGFELQIGVAKTPYTNLEKLGDNTYLAKNEDEIENFENNDNRILRGAVEQSNVNSVTAMVELIDAHRRFDQSQRAVKTIDELNASLIEKVGGNTR, from the coding sequence ATGAATCAAGGTGTTTATCCATTAGCTGCATCAATGATTAATCAAATAAATAGATTAGATCAGATAAGTAATAACCTTGCAAATGTTAATACTCTTGGATTTAAACAAGAGGGTACAACTGAAACAACATTTAACTACTATTTGCAAAAAATGGAAAATGAACAAAAAGTTATGTTAAAGGAAAGTGTTGTAACAAATAATATTCCAAAAATAGATTCTAGATATACGAATGCAGAAATGGGACCTATCGTTATGACAGGAAATAAACTAGATTTTGCATTAAATGAACCAGACACTTTTTTTAAGATTCAAAATGATAACGGAGATATTGTTTACACAAGAGATGGAGCATTCAAAAATTTAGATGGTTTTTTAGTGGACTCAAATGGAAACAATGTTTTGAATGCTGATAATGAAGCTATTGTTGTGGAAGATGGTTTTGAACTACAAATTGGTGTTGCAAAAACTCCTTATACAAATTTAGAAAAATTAGGTGATAACACATATTTGGCAAAAAATGAAGATGAAATTGAAAATTTTGAAAATAATGATAATAGAATTTTAAGAGGTGCAGTAGAACAGTCAAATGTAAATTCTGTGACAGCAATGGTTGAATTGATTGATGCTCATAGAAGATTTGATCAATCACAAAGAGCAGTTAAAACAATAGATGAATTGAATGCGAGTTTAATAGAAAAAGTTGGAGGCAATACTAGATAA